The window TGGTAACCTATCTGCTATAGATACTGGCAATGGCGACGACACAATCACTATAAAAGACGGCACTATATTCCAAGACTTCTCTTATATAGCTGCTGGAAATGGTGTAGATACTATAAATCTAGAAAGTGGAGCTAAATTTAATCAAGCTAATGTATATGCAGATGCCGGCGACGATATAATAAATGTTAACGGAGCAGAATTTAAAGGCGAAAATGCAGGCAATCATAATGCCGGCGTACACGGCGGAGCAGGAGACGATAGAATTTTCGTTAACTCTGGAAAATTTGATAATGCTAAAGTAGAGGGTGATGCTGGTAATGACACAATCCATATCAAATCTGGAGCTAGATTTGAAAATGCTTCTATATATGGTGATAGCATAGATGGTCTAACGACCGGTAACGATACTATCATAGTTGAAAAAGGCGCAACGCTAATTAATACGACTATCGACGGCGGAGCTGGCTTTGATACATTAAAAGTAGCTGATAATAGCATAGACTTTAGCCATGTTAAAAATATCGAAAAACTAGATATGACTAATGGAGAAAAGACAACCTTATCTCTTACAGCTAGCAATGTTCAAGATATATTACGTGATAGTAACGAGAATAAGCTAAAAATAGATGGTGATAGTAATGATGAGCTTACTCTTGGAAGTAGCTGGACTAAAGGTGCTAGTTCTGGTGGTTATACTACTTATACTAGTGGTACAACTACAATCGAAGTTCAAGATCAAATACACGTACTTTAATATCTATACTTTTAATCCCAAAGGAAATTCCTTTGGGATATTCTTTTATCTCACTAAAATTTATAATTGTTCTAGACTTAAAACCAAAATAAGATCAAGAAATAAATCTATCAAGCCAAAAGAGTTGCTAAGATAGTGCTGTTAGAGACAAGTTTTATAAAAATTCGGAGATAAATAAAAGCCAAGTGATTTAAAATTTAGCGAGCAAGAGCTTTTTAAAACCCACACTCGCTATAAAATTTTTATTTTCCCTCTGGGTCTAGACCATTTAGGATATAGTTAACTTCATCATCGCTTAGCTCGTAGTGTAAAAATTCTTATAAAATTTCTTCGTTTCGGCTGCTATATCTATATCTTTAAAAATTTCAGGATGTAATATCTTAGCTGCCCATAAAATTTGCAATGCCCCCTCGGCGCCGTATCTATCCCAGCTAAAAACGCCGGTAGGATTTACGTAAACTCTTTTATTTTTTTACAGCGTTAGTGTCTGCGTAGATAGGGTTTTCATATATTTTTTTCAAAATTTCTGGAGCTTTAGCTCTGCCTATGATGATCACATCAGGGTTCATATTTGGTATCTCTTCAGCATTGATTTCAAGCATATTTCCAGCTTTTTGAACCGCGTTTTGGCCGCCTGCGACACTTATCCACTCGTCTATGATCGTATTTGCGCCGTCAACCTTAAATAAATTCTTGCCATCTGCTATGTGAAGCACTTTTGGTCTATCTGACGCAGTGATCTTATCCGTTTTACTTAGCACTTTTTTAGGTTGCCGTCAAAATACTTATTAAATTTCTCCGCGATCTTCGGCGCGTCGCCTCCTATGGCTTCTGCCATTATAGATACGCTTCTTTTCATATCCGCATGATTCGTAAATGACGGATAAAGGACGTTAAAGCCATTTTTTGTTAGTTCCTCTTTGTTCTTTTTGTCTGCGGCTATGACTATATCAGGGCTTAGTTTGACCAGCTCTTCTACTTGCAGGCTCTTGCCGTTTACGCCATTTGGAATGCTTGAAATTCTAGGGTATATATGTGCGAACCATTTGTTGTTTTTTATGAGATCGGTTGTTGCGACTATTTTGTCAGCACCACCTAGCATCAAGACGATTTGGTTATTTGCATACCAAAGCGTAGCGATCTTTTCTACATTTACAGGGACTTTGACGATGTCGCCAGATATGTCTTTAATCTCTCTAAACTAAGCCGCATTAAGCAAAAGGCCTGTAAACAGCACCATTAAAGCCATGAAAATTTTTTCATTTTTTCTCCTTATGTTAAATATATATTTTTATATATAAGTGCTAATCCTATACGTTATCGCCTTAATAAACAATATCCTTACAATATAGATTTCTAATTTAGAGCTTTAAAATTTATGAGTGAATGTGAATTTGTATCTATTATTGATAGATTAAATTTATAGCAAAGACTCCCCTTCTTGCACTTGGCAAAAAGGGAAGAAAAGAGAGATTATTTCTCAAAAGCTTTTTGCAAGCTAAATGGAAACGCCTGATAGCCCATAGCATTTGTCATCTTTATCTCGATGCTAGGCTCTTTTGCGCCCCACTCAAACTCATCGATGTGTGGGCTAGGAAGTCCTACTGGGCGACCTTTTGCGATGTCAAACTGCATGCCAGCAACGGCTGAATAGACCATCACGCTATCAAGGTCATCTTGATACTGCGTAAGGCTAGTAACCGAGCTATACCACTCTTTGCCACGCTCTTTGCCGTACTCCCAAATTTGCTCAACAGTCTTTTTCTTTTCATCTATTTTATAAACGACCGCGCGAGAGTACTTCATGCCAGCGATGGCTGGTTGCTCCATGCCCCTTGTGTCGCCGTTGTCAAAGACACTTAGGTAAATTTCGCCTTTTTTAGACTTGCTATCTATCCTAAATGCTGTGTGTTGCGTCCATTGCCAGTCAAAGCCACCTTTGTCGCTCTCGTATCCTGGGCATTTTGAGTATTCATCTTCGCAGACTATTTTGTTGCCTTTGCTATCAACTGGCTGGAGGAGTTTATCTTTAAATTTATCGCTCCAACCCTTGTGAGCACCCATGATCCATTTTACTTGTTTATCGCGGCCGATCTTGATGACTGCGTCTTGGTGGCGGCTTGAGATGATGATGCTATCGTCACTTGGGTCATAATCCACGCTATTTACGTGAGCCCAGTTACGTCCAGGACCTGCTCCAACTATATCGCCCCATTTATCGTGTGTATCCATAGACTGAAGCTCATCAGAGCTTGCTGTGTGGCCTGCTTTTTTAGCATCTATGTTTAAGCAAACTGCGCCTTGATCAAGCGTTTTTAGCACGATATCGCGGTAAGGATCAAGAATTTCATAAAGCCTAAAGTCATCAACTACGTTGCCATCTCTGTCAAGCTCAACGATCACGTCGCGCACTGTTCTTACGTTTTTGCCATCAGCCCTTTTGTAGTCGGCATTTGCCACTCGCAAGAAGTAGTGTCCGTTTTGTGCTACGTCCATTGAGTGAGAGAAGTCGTTGTAGCTAGCTGGTAGCTCGCGGTTAAAAATTTCTCTACCCATGATGTCGTATTTTGCGTATCTTTGGCCATATCCCCAAGTCATCGCACCATCGTCATTTTGCTTAAAGCCCATCATAACGCCAGCGTGAAATGGCTGTTTTAGGTCGTAAATTTTGCTTGGTTCAAGATACCATCTTACCTCGCCTTTTGTATCAAGGATGAAGTTATTTGGGCTATAGTTCCACTCGATCGCACCGCCAGCTGGGTTGTTCCAAACGACTTTTGTACCCTTGCCGGTTTTATTTACAAAGTTATTTACATAATAAAGCCTGTTTGCAAATTTAGCAGTCGCAGGCTTGGTAACCTCGATCTTGTCAAATAGCGCACCCTTTTGATTTGGCGTGCCAGCACTTTCTAGGTAGATGGCTGGAGCGTAAATTTTATAGCTCTCTTTTATATGCTCAGTCTTGCCCTTGTAGCTCTTGTCGTATTCGACCTCAACGGTGTTTTGATAGTCAGGATACATACCAAAAACTGGGATGCCACCATGTGTGCGAAGATGTTTGTCGGCCACTTTATAGCTTATTACTTGACCGCCTTGTTTTGGCACGATGGTTACTTTGGCGTTGCTTAGTGTGTAGCCACCATTTTTGATAACTGCGGTAAGTGGGGCAGTGTCGTAAGGATTTACTACTACTTCGCCGATTTGCCCAGTTATAGCGTAGTCTAGTTTAGCCCCGCTTGGGCCGCCTATTGCAAAAGCGCTTGAGCAAAGCACAGAAGCTAGCGCAACACAACTCAAAGTCTTTTTCATAACATCTCCTTTGGATAAATTTTATAAACTCTACTCATAAAGCTTATAAAATTTAGAAAAAGCCTTGGAACGCCCAAGGCTTAAAATAGGTAAAAGGAGTAATAAAAAATATTGCGTCTTTCGTAATTATAATAAAACCTTATAACATAAAAATCACGATAAACTTTATAATGGCTTAAAATCTAAATTTATATTAAAAATTTTTGTCTTTTTGGATCTTAAGCTAGCATTTACGCTTTAGCACTTATAATCAGCCCCAAAACAATGGAGCAAAACTTATGACACTAACTTACAATGCAAAGAAAATTTATGAAATTTGGTTTGAATCAAAAAGTGAGCTTGAAGAGAGCAATGCTAGCTTTTTAGAGGATTATTTAAATTTTTTAGGCGATATTAGTGAAGTGATAAATATTGATGAAAAAACAAGACTTTCGGTTATCATCGCCTCTCTTTGCGTGAGTAAAGGCGCAAAAAGCTCATTTAAAAGCTTCGTTAGGGCTGCTTTAAATGTAGGCATATCAGCAAAAGAGATAAGAGAAATTTTATATCAAGCAGTGCCTTATGCTGGGCTTGGCAAGGTAGAAGATTGTATATTTTTAGCTGATGAAATTTTTAATGAGCGCTATATAGAGCTCGAAAATATGCCTAAAAAATCAAGAGAGGGCAGAGGTGAGCGAGGCCTTGAGATACAAAGAAAACTTTTCCCAGCGGTTGATAAATTTATCGCATCAATGCCAAATGATCAAAAACATATAATGGAGTTTTTATCGCAAAACTGCTTTGGCGATTTTTATGCAAGAGATGGGCTTAGTTTAGAGCTTAGGGAGCTTTTGACATTTGTCTATATCACGACTCTTGGCTTTGCAAAGCCACAGCTTTTAGGACACATTGCCGCAAATTTTGGTATCGGTAACGATAGAGCTAAGCTAATAAGCGTTGTTACAACTCTTATACCATTTATAGGCTATCCAAGTGCTTTAAACGCATTATCAGCAATAAATGAGATAAGTTCTAGTAAAAATTAAATTTTTAATCAATGCGATATCTTGAAAATTTCAGCCAAAATTTATTCTAGCGTTAAATTTGCGGTTGAGCTTGGTTGTAGAATAACTCAAAATAAATCATCTAAAGGAGATTATCATGAGTTTTCTATCTAAATTTAGTAAGGCTATCTTTGCCGTTGCAGTTGCTGGAGCGATCAGTGCTAGTGCATTTAGCGAGGGTGAGGACTATGTCAAGCTTGAAAAGCCACTAAGCGCGGGACAAAATACGCTAGTTAAAATTTTTAGCTACGCTTGCCCATTTTGCTACAAGTACGACAAGAGCGTCACTCCAAAGGTAGTTGAGAAAATTCCTGGACTAAAATACGAACCATTTCACCTAAAGACAAAGGGCGATTATGGCGAGGTTGCGAGCAAGGTTTTTGCCGTGCTTATCGTTATGGACGAGGCAAAGGGAGTGAGCTTGTTTGATGAAAATTCGCTATTTAAAAAGGCTAAATTTGCCTACTATAAGGCTTATCACGACAAAAAAGAGCGCTGGAGCGATGGCAAAGACGCTGAGGGTTTTTTAAAGACTGGACTTGAGGCTGCTGGCGTTAGTAAGGCTGATTATGAAAAAGAGCTAGCTAATCCAAAAGTGACTGAGCTACTTAAAAAGTGGGATGAGAGCTATGACGTGGCTAAAATTCAAGGCGTGCCAGCATTTGTCGTAAATGGCAAATATCTCATCATGACAAAATCAATTAGCTCGCTTGACGGCATGGCAGCACTCATCGAAGAGCTTCTTAAAAAATAAGGCGTCACATGAGCTTTTTTAAAAAAATGGCTAAATTTCAAGACTCACGCATCTCTTGGGCGATCTTAGTCTTTGTAAGCGTTGCACTTGTCGTTATTGCGCACTCGCTCTTTCAAAACTACGCTTATATGCCTCCTTGCGAGCAGTGCGTCTATATACGTTTTGCATTTTTATGTATGGCGCTTGGCGGCGTGATCGCTATGATAAATCCTAAAAATTTACTATTTGCTCTAATTGGCTATGTCTTCGCCTTTTGGGGAGCGGTACAGGGCATAATGTATAGCGTAAAGCTAGCTAAAATCCACGATGCGGTGCATGGTGATGATCCTTTTGGCGTGCAGGGCTGCTCTACTGAGCCACACTATCCATTTGGTTTGCCGCTTGAAAAGTGGGCTCCTGACTGGTTTATGCCAACGGGAGACTGCGGATATGACAGCCCTATGGTGCCTGATGGCGTGGTGCTAAGTGATTTGCAAAAGAGCATAGTTGATCTTTATGCGGACGGCTGGTATCTTGTGCCTTCATCTAAATTTATGTCGATGGCTGATTGCACGCTGCTTGGATTTGGCATTTGTTTTATAGTGCTTGCACTTATGCTTGTTTCAAAGCTTTTATCCTTTTTAAAATGAATTTAGTTAGCCCAAATTTGGGCTAACTTAGGATATACTGCACGCATGGGTATTAATTTAAAATCACAAAATATTAAAATCTACGCCATCATCTTGCTTGCTAGCCTTTTTGTGATATTTCTTGGGCTAAATATTTATAGCAATGCAAAAGAGAAAATCATAGAACTATCTGATAAAAATAACATAGCAGTTAGCAAAAATATCGTAAATAACTTTCAAATTTGGCTTGATGAACGTATAAATTCACTCATTCGTGCGTCAAAATTTATACAAAATGCAGACATTGTAGATGACGATGAAAAGACAGCTGGCTTTATAAAGCTCTTTAAGCAAAACGCAAAAGAATTTGATCTAATGCAGCTTTTAAGGGATGATGGAGAAATTTTTGTAGATGGAGAGAAAATTTTAGAAGAAGTTATGCCAAAGAGCGAAAGAGCAGGGCTTATCTGGTATGTCGAGACAAAAAATACAAATGCCCCAAGCGTAAATTTCATGCAAAAACATAAAATTTTAAAAGGCTCAACTCTAAATTTATGCGTTCCAGTCACAAAACAAGCGAAATTTAAAGCAGCGCTTTGTGGCGTCGTGCGTATAGAAAATATCTTTAACAGCATTAAAAATTTTAGCCTTGCGCCAAATTCTTACTCATTTTTAGTGACTCATAGCGGTGAAATTTTAACATCGATACCTGATCTTGCTTTAAAAAAAGAGATCGAGGAGAAATTTAAAGAGTTGTTTTTAAAAGACGAAGACATTACAAGCTTAAAAATAGGACAAAATTTAATCCAAGTAGCTGAGATACCAACGATAAATTGGTTTATAGGAGCTGGCACAAATAACGAAGAAGAAATTTCAGCTTTAACAAAAGAAGCTTTAAAAAATGCTCTAAGCTTGCTCTTTGCCTTCGTTGCGCTCACATTTTTAGCAAATATTCTTCATAATTTTATGTATAACAAGATAAAAAAGATACAAGATGAGTATGAGACATTGCTGACTCATAGAGCCAAAATGAGTAAGGCTGGCGAGCTAATAAGTGGTATCAATCATCAATTCATTCAGCCAGTAAATTCGCTAAAACTAATGCTAAGCTCGTGCATAATGTTAAAAAAAGAAGGCAAATTAAGCGACGAGGAGCTAATAAATTTGCTTGAAAAAGGACAAAGCTCGGTCAAACTTCTTTCAAGTACTATTGAAATTTTTAGAAATTTTTACAAAAGCGCTGAAAATGTGAGCGAATTTGAGGTGCAAACAAGCGTTAAAAATCTAATAACTCTCATGCACACAGAGCTAAGCCGTGCAAATGTTAGTGTAAAATTTAGCGGCTTTAACGAACAAAAAGTTCGTCAGATAGAAAATATAATCCAACAAATTTTACTAATCCTAATACACAACGCAAAAGACTCACTTGTCGAAAGCTACAAAGATGAGCCACTAAAACGTATCATCGAGATAAAATTTAGAAGCTTTGAAGATAAATGCTACATCGGAGTTTATGACAATGGAAATGGCGTAAACGAGCAAATGAGCGAGAAAATTTTTACTTGGCTAAATACTACCAAAAAGCAAGGAAATGGCATAGGACTTTATTTTGCTAAAAAGCTAGCACAAGAAAAGTTAAATGGTGACGTAAGACTCGTAAATAACGCAAAGCCAACGGTGTTTGAGTTAAGTTTTGATATAAATTTAAAGGACTAAAATGCAAGAAGTCTTAGAAATTTTAAAAAAGACGTCCGTCTTGGTAGTTGAAGATGACGATATGGCAAGAGAGCTTATTATTAGCGGGCTTAAACCTTATTGCGAGCAGGTAATCGGTGCTTGCAATGGGCAAGATGGTGTGGAGAAATTTAAAAAGCAAGGCTTTGATATTGTGATGAGCGATATTCATATGCCAGTG of the Campylobacter concisus genome contains:
- a CDS encoding ABC transporter substrate-binding protein; this translates as MLSKTDKITASDRPKVLHIADGKNLFKVDGANTIIDEWISVAGGQNAVQKAGNMLEINAEEIPNMNPDVIIIGRAKAPEILKKIYENPIYADTNAVKK
- a CDS encoding aryl-sulfate sulfotransferase, whose product is MKKTLSCVALASVLCSSAFAIGGPSGAKLDYAITGQIGEVVVNPYDTAPLTAVIKNGGYTLSNAKVTIVPKQGGQVISYKVADKHLRTHGGIPVFGMYPDYQNTVEVEYDKSYKGKTEHIKESYKIYAPAIYLESAGTPNQKGALFDKIEVTKPATAKFANRLYYVNNFVNKTGKGTKVVWNNPAGGAIEWNYSPNNFILDTKGEVRWYLEPSKIYDLKQPFHAGVMMGFKQNDDGAMTWGYGQRYAKYDIMGREIFNRELPASYNDFSHSMDVAQNGHYFLRVANADYKRADGKNVRTVRDVIVELDRDGNVVDDFRLYEILDPYRDIVLKTLDQGAVCLNIDAKKAGHTASSDELQSMDTHDKWGDIVGAGPGRNWAHVNSVDYDPSDDSIIISSRHQDAVIKIGRDKQVKWIMGAHKGWSDKFKDKLLQPVDSKGNKIVCEDEYSKCPGYESDKGGFDWQWTQHTAFRIDSKSKKGEIYLSVFDNGDTRGMEQPAIAGMKYSRAVVYKIDEKKKTVEQIWEYGKERGKEWYSSVTSLTQYQDDLDSVMVYSAVAGMQFDIAKGRPVGLPSPHIDEFEWGAKEPSIEIKMTNAMGYQAFPFSLQKAFEK
- a CDS encoding carboxymuconolactone decarboxylase family protein, with the translated sequence MTLTYNAKKIYEIWFESKSELEESNASFLEDYLNFLGDISEVINIDEKTRLSVIIASLCVSKGAKSSFKSFVRAALNVGISAKEIREILYQAVPYAGLGKVEDCIFLADEIFNERYIELENMPKKSREGRGERGLEIQRKLFPAVDKFIASMPNDQKHIMEFLSQNCFGDFYARDGLSLELRELLTFVYITTLGFAKPQLLGHIAANFGIGNDRAKLISVVTTLIPFIGYPSALNALSAINEISSSKN
- a CDS encoding thiol:disulfide interchange protein DsbA/DsbL is translated as MSFLSKFSKAIFAVAVAGAISASAFSEGEDYVKLEKPLSAGQNTLVKIFSYACPFCYKYDKSVTPKVVEKIPGLKYEPFHLKTKGDYGEVASKVFAVLIVMDEAKGVSLFDENSLFKKAKFAYYKAYHDKKERWSDGKDAEGFLKTGLEAAGVSKADYEKELANPKVTELLKKWDESYDVAKIQGVPAFVVNGKYLIMTKSISSLDGMAALIEELLKK
- the dsbI gene encoding protein-disulfide oxidoreductase DsbI, which codes for MSFFKKMAKFQDSRISWAILVFVSVALVVIAHSLFQNYAYMPPCEQCVYIRFAFLCMALGGVIAMINPKNLLFALIGYVFAFWGAVQGIMYSVKLAKIHDAVHGDDPFGVQGCSTEPHYPFGLPLEKWAPDWFMPTGDCGYDSPMVPDGVVLSDLQKSIVDLYADGWYLVPSSKFMSMADCTLLGFGICFIVLALMLVSKLLSFLK
- a CDS encoding sensor histidine kinase, producing MGINLKSQNIKIYAIILLASLFVIFLGLNIYSNAKEKIIELSDKNNIAVSKNIVNNFQIWLDERINSLIRASKFIQNADIVDDDEKTAGFIKLFKQNAKEFDLMQLLRDDGEIFVDGEKILEEVMPKSERAGLIWYVETKNTNAPSVNFMQKHKILKGSTLNLCVPVTKQAKFKAALCGVVRIENIFNSIKNFSLAPNSYSFLVTHSGEILTSIPDLALKKEIEEKFKELFLKDEDITSLKIGQNLIQVAEIPTINWFIGAGTNNEEEISALTKEALKNALSLLFAFVALTFLANILHNFMYNKIKKIQDEYETLLTHRAKMSKAGELISGINHQFIQPVNSLKLMLSSCIMLKKEGKLSDEELINLLEKGQSSVKLLSSTIEIFRNFYKSAENVSEFEVQTSVKNLITLMHTELSRANVSVKFSGFNEQKVRQIENIIQQILLILIHNAKDSLVESYKDEPLKRIIEIKFRSFEDKCYIGVYDNGNGVNEQMSEKIFTWLNTTKKQGNGIGLYFAKKLAQEKLNGDVRLVNNAKPTVFELSFDINLKD